TAAACTCGGCGTATTTGGTTCGGGAGTAGGTGTTATCTTTTAACTCAACTGCACAGAAAAGGAAACTGTCTGTGTTTCCCTTATCGAAGGACGCTGCTTCAAAAAGTGTCTGCTGCAGGTCATCGGCGATTTCATCACTTGTAAACTGGAACACGAGTTTCACGGATTCGGCAGTGTCACGAAATTCTTGTTCAGTCTTTGTGTTCAGGTTCAGTGCTTCAAATTCTCGTATGAAGTCATCCACACTTCCTGAGAGTTCAAGTGTGCGTTCGCTGCGGTAGCCTATCGTTGCCAAAAGATGTTTCAATTTTTCTAAAAGGTCGCCGGTGGGCATTGCCGCGAGAGCGGATTTGATTGTTTCCTTGTTCATTATGCTGTTTCCTTTTTCAGAATTGCGGATTATCTTTTGTCAGAATCGCGGAAAGCACAGAGGACGCCGAGGACGCGGAATTAAGAGATTTTTTGTTCCCGCACCATCTCCTACGAGAGAAAATGTAGGTGTCACAATAGCATTTTCCGCGTAATCCGTGTTCTCCGCGCTCTCCGCGATTCTGACAGTTTCCGCGATTCTGACACATTACCTACGATTAGGTTGTGATAGAATCAATCTTTTGATGTTTATCCTTTTCTCACCGAAATTGATTAACAAACCGATCTCCAGTCGATATACCTTCAAATAATTTAATATCTGTGCTTCATGGACAGGTTCTAACATCGTGACAGCTTTTAATTCCACCAACACATTCCTGCCACTACAAAATCAGCGCGTCGAGTTCCAATAGGTTCAGGAAAATCCTTGTAATATATATCGTGCTCAATTTCCCGAGCAAATTCCAGTCCTACCTTCCGCATTTCAACGGCTAATGCTCTCTGATAAATTATCTCTTGGAATCCGTTTCCTAAAAACTTATGGACTTCAATCGCTGCCCCAATTATCTTTTCAGTGATGTCTTTATGTTTCAGATGATTACTCATTTATATTGTATCCTTTATCAGTATGTTTAGTTGTCTGAATCGCGGATTTTCGCGGAAGACACCGAGGACACGGAATTAAGAGGCTATTTGGTACCGCCCACATTTTTTGTGAAAGGGAACGTGGGAGACACAATAGCATTTTCCGCGTTCTCCGCGTTCTCCGCGTAATCTGTGATTCAGACGGCTCGGTGTCTTCTGGGTTCTCCTTCCGCGATTCAGACTTAAGCAATCACCAACCACGTTACCAGTTCAAAATCGCTGGAGTCTCTGGGGACTTCGGATGCGACTGGCAGTTTGAAACCGCGTGTTCCACTTCTGCCGAGATTTTGGGTTTGCGTTTTTTGATGCGAGCGTGTGATGTGTGCAATCACAGCGTTCAGCAGTTTGTTGTAGCCTTCCATATTCTGACCGTGTTCGGTCTCTTGGTCGAATTGGAGACACAACTCTCGCAATTCATCGCTCTTTCCGACAGCAACGGTTTCAAACAGATCCAGCACTTGCTTGGCGTTTGCACATCCGTAACGGATGTCGCCGTTTTTGCGGATGTAGACGGTGTAATATGGATAGATGGGACTCGGTGTCTTCTTTTCCATATTCGTTGTGGCGTTGCGTTGCTGGAGGAAGAAGATGACCCCGGTTTCTGCCGGATTGTTTTCGTGGGTCGTGACGGCATAAGCCCCCTTCGGTGTGGCTTCTAATTCCGCTCTATTTCTTTCGAGATACTTTAGCAACTGGGCAAAGAAGTAATCAAACGTAAAATCGCTCATGACGACTCCATCGGAGAGATCGTCGAGGTCTAAAACATCTTCACGGAGTTGTTTCAATTGCTCGTCACGGAAGTTGAGTTCCATCTGTGCCTGTTCATAAGTGAATTCGTTCAACGGATCGTCATCGCCGCTGGCGGCTGTGTCGGCGAGTGCCATGCGGGATTCTACACGGCTTTGCAGACGGAGGTAGACCTCCATATCTTCAGTGGGCCAGTAGTTAATCATCTTCACCGTTGCGTTACGGCTACCGATCCGGTCGATACGTCCGAAACGTTGGATGATACGCACGGGATTCCAGTGGATGTCGTAGTTCAGCACGGTATCGCAGTCTTGGAGGTTTTGCCCTTCTGAAATACAATCTGTGGCGATGAGTAAGTCTATTTCGTCAGCGACGCTGTTTTTCTGGGTCCGTGCTTTTGGCGCGAAATTGTTTAAGGTGAGATTGAATTTGTTTTGTGTGTCGCTTCCTGAAACCGTTGCCATCTTCAGTTTTAATGCTTCTGCGAGGTCGGATAGGTTTTCATAGAGATAATCCGCTGTATCTTTAAAGGTTGTGAAAACGAGCAGCTTGCGATTCATTTTTCCGTCTTTGTCGGTGGTTGGGTTTTGTGCCTTATTTCTAATATGCGCTTTGATTGCCTTGAGTTTACCGTCTCTTTCTGGTGTGATGGCTTTGACGTTATCCCACGCGGCGGTCAGAGTCTCTTTGTCCTTGATGAGGTCTTTTTTCCAACGCGTGCGATCCAATTCGTGAAGGTGATACGGATTGCGCGCTCGGTTCACCAAAAACTCCTCATCGTCTTCGTCATCATCGGGGAGAACATCGGCTTCAGCGTCCTGTATACGCGGGTTTTGTTCGTATTTGTCAATCTTCTCCAGCATCACATCAATTTTGCCGACGGTGCGTTCGAGCGTTTCCGAGAGCGAGTGTGCTGAACTCTCCAAACGCTTGAGGAAGTTGGTCTGCATCATACCGATAAGGAATCGCTCGCGGTCTGCTTGATTGAAACGGAATTTCTGCTTTTCATCTGCTAACCGTTGTTTCGCGGCTTCGCTGATGACGTAACTGGATGGCTGATAGATGGAGAGTGTGAATTCGGCTATCTGGTCTGCCAAGGCTTTATAGGAGAGTTCACCTGTCACATCGGTCGGTGGATGGCAATTTTCGGGTTTCTGTGGTGTCGGAAACTCGCCGATTCTGATCATTTCTTCGGCATAAAAGGTTTTAATATGCCGTCGGGAACGGGCAATAGAGATTCCACCGAGCAGTTGGAAGAACTCGGCACCGAGTGTTTCCAGCAACTTCGCTTTGTCTTTTTTCCCGTTCTCACCGCTTTCCTCTTCCCATTTCTTGAATTCCTTTTGCGCTTGTCGCAGCAGTGAACCGATATTACCGATACCTAAACTGTCTCTAAAGACATCCTCGCGCTTTTCGGTCATGAGATAAATCTGGTTGCGGAGGTCAATAAGCGATGTGTTCACGGGTGTGGCTGACAGCATCAGGACCTTTGTTTTCGTGCCTTCTTTGATAACTTCCTCTAAGAGCCGTGTATAACGACTATGACGAACGAAGTTGCCGTCAGCATCACGCGTGGGTTTCGTGTCGTTGCGGAAGTTGTGCGATTCGTCAATAACGATCATATCAAAGTTACGCCAATTGAAGTTTTCCAAATCACCACTATAGCGGGAGAGGTCGGTATGCCATCGCACGGTGAAGCCGAACTTGTCATTGAGAAATGGGTTCGTGTCTTGCGAGTTATAAGCGGGATAGAGTGCCCAGTTGTCGTGCAGTTTTTTGGGACATAATACCAACACACGTTCATTTCGCAGTTCAAAGAACTTGATGACGGCGAGTGCCGTATAGGTTTTTCCTAACCCGACGCTATCCGCTAAGATACAGCCGTTGTGCCGTAACAAACGGGCAATCACACTTTTCACGCCCTCTTTCTGAAACTCGTACAAGGTTTCCCAAATTTGAGTGTCATAGAGGTGCGTGTCTTCAAGGGTTTGGTCATTGGTTTGGCGGGTTTCGATTTCGTCTTGGAAGAGTTCGTAGAGGGTTTTGTAATAGATGAGTTCTGGGGCGTGATCTTTTCCTATCTGTCCTAATGTGGCGAGTACTTTCTCCTTAACATCTTCAACGAGTTTATCGTCGTTCCAGATTTCGTCAAACCATGCTTTTAGATCTTGACGGTCGCGGTTGCTATCCACTTCCAGATTGAGTTCAATATTGTTACTATCCTGCGTTAAGCCTAAGCCGCGCATGGTAAAGTTTGAGCTACCCATAATCGCCTTTTCAACTCCGTTATTGGCGATATGATACATTTTCCCGTGTATCAGATTTGATTCGCGGGTCGTGCGGATTTCTACCTTCTCTTTTATCCATTCGGCACACGCTTTAGCAATCGGTTTCTGTCGGAGTTGCTGGTTGAGTTGTAGACCTGTATCCGTTATGTCAAACGCTTTTGTATCTGTGTTATTTGGGTCCATACGTTTGACAAAATCAGGGTCTCCAAAAAGAAAACGGAGTTCCTCTATTTCGTTGAGGGAGTGCTGCATCTTTTCATAGGCGTAGATGGTGAAGTAGGCGGATACGATGGAGAGTGCGGAACCGTTCTTAATTTCTTGCTCTAAAAAATCGTGAACTGTTTCACGAAGAAGATTATCTCGGATGCCGGATTTTAGGGATGTGTTTTTGTTTGACATAGGTGTTTCTGTTTGTAGGTATGACTTAAGCAGTTTTGAGGGTAGCACGTCGTATAGAGATGGAGATACTCCAAAAAACACAGGCGAACTTCTGGCACAAACTAAAAGTTTATGCTACAAAAGAGCGGGGTGTGTAAGTCCTAAGTAGCTTGATTTCGACGGGAGTAATAGTGTTGTGTTGATTGTAATAATTGTATCATGGGTGTATAGAAAAGACAAGCAGAAAGGTGCGGTTGGGAATGCATATCGCATTTGGTCGAG
The sequence above is drawn from the Candidatus Poribacteria bacterium genome and encodes:
- a CDS encoding DEAD/DEAH box helicase family protein codes for the protein MSNKNTSLKSGIRDNLLRETVHDFLEQEIKNGSALSIVSAYFTIYAYEKMQHSLNEIEELRFLFGDPDFVKRMDPNNTDTKAFDITDTGLQLNQQLRQKPIAKACAEWIKEKVEIRTTRESNLIHGKMYHIANNGVEKAIMGSSNFTMRGLGLTQDSNNIELNLEVDSNRDRQDLKAWFDEIWNDDKLVEDVKEKVLATLGQIGKDHAPELIYYKTLYELFQDEIETRQTNDQTLEDTHLYDTQIWETLYEFQKEGVKSVIARLLRHNGCILADSVGLGKTYTALAVIKFFELRNERVLVLCPKKLHDNWALYPAYNSQDTNPFLNDKFGFTVRWHTDLSRYSGDLENFNWRNFDMIVIDESHNFRNDTKPTRDADGNFVRHSRYTRLLEEVIKEGTKTKVLMLSATPVNTSLIDLRNQIYLMTEKREDVFRDSLGIGNIGSLLRQAQKEFKKWEEESGENGKKDKAKLLETLGAEFFQLLGGISIARSRRHIKTFYAEEMIRIGEFPTPQKPENCHPPTDVTGELSYKALADQIAEFTLSIYQPSSYVISEAAKQRLADEKQKFRFNQADRERFLIGMMQTNFLKRLESSAHSLSETLERTVGKIDVMLEKIDKYEQNPRIQDAEADVLPDDDEDDEEFLVNRARNPYHLHELDRTRWKKDLIKDKETLTAAWDNVKAITPERDGKLKAIKAHIRNKAQNPTTDKDGKMNRKLLVFTTFKDTADYLYENLSDLAEALKLKMATVSGSDTQNKFNLTLNNFAPKARTQKNSVADEIDLLIATDCISEGQNLQDCDTVLNYDIHWNPVRIIQRFGRIDRIGSRNATVKMINYWPTEDMEVYLRLQSRVESRMALADTAASGDDDPLNEFTYEQAQMELNFRDEQLKQLREDVLDLDDLSDGVVMSDFTFDYFFAQLLKYLERNRAELEATPKGAYAVTTHENNPAETGVIFFLQQRNATTNMEKKTPSPIYPYYTVYIRKNGDIRYGCANAKQVLDLFETVAVGKSDELRELCLQFDQETEHGQNMEGYNKLLNAVIAHITRSHQKTQTQNLGRSGTRGFKLPVASEVPRDSSDFELVTWLVIA